The Methylomusa anaerophila genome has a segment encoding these proteins:
- a CDS encoding amino acid permease, with protein MKTSGTDNGLRRGLKERHIQLIALGGSIGVGLFLGSATAIKLAGPALMISYMVGGIVVFCLLRALGEVAVQYPLPGSFSAYANLLFGPLAGYITGWTYWFMWVVTGMAEITAVGIYINFWLPELPQWIPALAAVILITLINLIAVEAYGEFEFWFALIKIVTIVIMLFTGLGVILFGVGNGGIAVGISNLWVHGGFFPHGAAGMLLALTMVLFSYVGIEVIGVTAGEAKDPGKTLPAAIDKVFWRIILFYIGSLYVILCLYPWDEIGTVGSPFVSTLERIGIAKAAGIMNFVVLTAALSSCNSGIFSTGRMLYSLALAKNAPAFLIRLNRFHVPVNGVLVSSFCLVVGVILNYLAPAKVFTYVTSIGAFAGLWVWATIFMVQLKFRRSLTDGQAAKLAYPMPGYPLSGWLCLIFLVLVAFLMSFDPDTALALVVGPMWLAGLVASYYLFIRPNSRISIL; from the coding sequence GTGAAGACCAGCGGAACAGACAATGGCCTTAGGCGCGGTCTGAAAGAGCGGCACATACAGCTTATCGCGCTGGGAGGCTCGATCGGAGTAGGCCTTTTCCTGGGATCGGCTACTGCTATTAAACTCGCGGGGCCGGCGTTAATGATATCGTATATGGTTGGCGGTATAGTTGTCTTCTGTCTGCTCCGGGCTTTGGGGGAAGTGGCTGTGCAATATCCGCTGCCTGGATCATTCAGTGCCTATGCTAATTTGCTTTTCGGGCCTTTGGCTGGGTATATCACCGGCTGGACTTACTGGTTTATGTGGGTGGTTACCGGCATGGCCGAAATCACCGCCGTGGGCATTTATATTAACTTTTGGCTGCCGGAATTGCCCCAGTGGATTCCGGCACTGGCGGCGGTAATCCTGATAACTCTTATCAATCTTATTGCTGTGGAAGCTTACGGCGAATTTGAATTCTGGTTTGCCCTCATTAAAATCGTTACCATTGTTATCATGCTCTTTACCGGACTGGGCGTCATCTTATTCGGTGTTGGCAACGGCGGTATTGCCGTCGGCATCAGCAACCTATGGGTCCACGGGGGATTTTTCCCCCATGGTGCGGCGGGAATGCTGCTTGCTTTAACCATGGTTCTTTTTTCCTATGTGGGAATTGAGGTTATCGGTGTTACCGCCGGTGAAGCAAAAGATCCGGGCAAGACGCTGCCGGCAGCTATTGATAAGGTGTTTTGGCGGATAATCCTGTTTTATATAGGGTCCCTGTACGTTATTCTGTGTCTTTATCCCTGGGATGAAATCGGTACCGTCGGCAGTCCCTTTGTATCAACATTGGAACGAATAGGTATCGCTAAAGCGGCAGGCATTATGAATTTTGTCGTTCTCACGGCGGCTCTATCTTCCTGCAACAGCGGTATTTTCAGCACTGGGCGGATGCTCTACAGTTTGGCGCTGGCAAAAAATGCGCCGGCGTTTTTAATCAGACTCAACCGGTTTCACGTACCGGTCAATGGTGTGCTGGTTTCGTCCTTTTGCCTGGTAGTAGGAGTGATACTCAATTATTTAGCGCCGGCCAAGGTATTTACTTATGTGACCAGTATCGGCGCCTTTGCCGGTTTGTGGGTGTGGGCCACCATTTTTATGGTTCAGTTAAAGTTTCGCCGCTCTCTAACGGATGGGCAGGCGGCTAAACTGGCCTATCCAATGCCCGGATATCCTTTGTCCGGCTGGCTGTGTCTCATTTTCCTGGTTTTGGTCGCATTTTTGATGAGTTTTGATCCCGATACCGCCTTGGCTCTGGTAGTAGGACCAATGTGGCTGGCGGGGCTGGTGGCATCATATTACTTGTTTATTCGTCCTAATAGCCGGATATCAATTCTTTAG
- the hypA gene encoding hydrogenase maturation nickel metallochaperone HypA produces MHEMGIAQSILDIAVEAARSHQAARVTGVKVRIGQITGVDPEALAFGFTALSAGTIAQGASLTIETVPASGCCRECRHEFSFTVQRFFCPECGSAGIEILSGRELQVEHVEVD; encoded by the coding sequence ATGCACGAGATGGGTATTGCCCAAAGCATATTGGATATTGCCGTAGAAGCAGCTCGCAGTCATCAGGCGGCTAGAGTTACCGGCGTTAAGGTGCGAATCGGGCAAATAACCGGAGTGGATCCCGAAGCGCTGGCGTTTGGTTTTACCGCATTGTCGGCGGGAACTATTGCCCAGGGGGCCTCATTAACTATTGAGACTGTACCGGCTTCCGGCTGCTGCCGGGAATGCCGGCATGAGTTTTCGTTCACCGTTCAACGGTTTTTTTGTCCGGAATGCGGGTCGGCCGGCATAGAAATATTGTCAGGGCGGGAACTTCAGGTCGAACACGTGGAGGTGGATTAG
- a CDS encoding penicillin-binding protein: protein MPGMSLTVRRRTALFLTLLMGMLGLLAGRIAWIQFAQGEKLSAKVRGQLQESRLLLSPRGAIYDRSGRELAVSNLSQSLYASPKDIKDPATMANMLAPILEMKPEELRQRLTGGGSFVWVKRTLDHEQAEQVTALIKDASLSGLGFIEESKRYYPNNTLAAQILGFVGTDDIGLEGMEAALDKTIKGKQQEQVIDTDNRGIPIFKSIFAFTPRKQVQSVYLTIDSGIQYIVEKALDNAMANTKARAATAIVMNPKTGEVLAMANRPTYNPNQFYRYDQDSWKNRAVSFVYEPGSTFKAVVAAAALEEGLVQPEERFIDNGDIEVSGRHIQNWSGDSYGNVSFLDIIKNSINTGFVQIGMRVGAGRLTNYVRTFGFGTPTGIELPGEEAGLLFDPREMRDSDLATMSIGQSIAVTPLQLLTAMSAIANDGVLLKPHIIKEIRNADGTLAEITGPQSVRQVIRSETARILTALLEKVVSEGGGDKAAVKGYHFAGKTGTAEKLNPDGRGYMSGHYIASFAGFGPVEDPQLAAIIVLDDPSGIYYGGTIAAPVFSEIMSQLLRYLNIRPLDGKDLLPLPKQNKSQPAVALTPPVTREVPPGKVLVPDLTGKPIREVGETLNKLGLTFTPAGSGIAVRQNISANTAVDPGTEVVVYFEQR, encoded by the coding sequence ATGCCGGGAATGTCGCTGACAGTTCGCAGACGGACAGCGCTATTTTTGACTTTGCTTATGGGCATGCTGGGACTCTTGGCCGGCCGGATTGCCTGGATTCAGTTTGCCCAAGGGGAAAAACTAAGTGCCAAAGTGCGGGGGCAATTACAGGAAAGCCGGCTGTTGCTTTCTCCCCGGGGCGCCATTTATGACCGCAGCGGACGGGAATTGGCGGTTAGCAATTTATCCCAGTCTTTGTACGCCAGCCCGAAGGATATAAAGGACCCCGCCACAATGGCCAATATGCTTGCGCCGATATTGGAAATGAAACCGGAAGAGCTTCGCCAGCGTCTTACCGGGGGCGGCAGCTTTGTTTGGGTAAAGCGGACATTGGACCACGAGCAGGCTGAACAAGTCACTGCTCTGATCAAAGACGCCAGCCTCAGCGGGCTCGGCTTTATTGAAGAAAGCAAACGCTATTACCCCAATAACACCCTGGCAGCCCAAATTCTGGGCTTTGTCGGTACCGACGATATCGGACTGGAGGGCATGGAGGCCGCCCTTGACAAAACCATCAAGGGAAAGCAGCAGGAACAGGTTATTGATACAGACAACCGAGGCATCCCTATTTTTAAGTCGATCTTTGCCTTTACGCCCCGGAAACAGGTACAATCAGTATATTTGACAATCGACAGCGGAATTCAGTATATTGTGGAAAAAGCCCTGGATAACGCCATGGCGAATACCAAAGCCCGCGCCGCTACCGCCATCGTTATGAATCCTAAAACGGGAGAAGTGCTGGCGATGGCTAACCGCCCCACCTACAACCCGAACCAGTTTTACCGCTATGATCAGGACAGTTGGAAAAATAGGGCGGTTTCTTTTGTGTATGAGCCTGGATCCACGTTTAAGGCGGTAGTGGCCGCCGCGGCTTTAGAGGAGGGGCTGGTCCAGCCGGAAGAACGGTTTATCGACAATGGGGATATCGAAGTTTCCGGCCGGCACATACAAAACTGGAGCGGTGACAGCTACGGCAACGTATCTTTTTTAGATATCATCAAAAATTCTATTAATACCGGATTTGTCCAGATTGGGATGCGGGTGGGCGCCGGCCGGCTTACCAATTATGTGCGGACATTTGGTTTTGGCACTCCTACCGGTATTGAGCTGCCGGGAGAAGAAGCCGGTCTGTTATTTGACCCGCGGGAAATGCGGGACAGTGATTTAGCAACCATGTCGATAGGACAAAGTATTGCCGTGACTCCCCTCCAACTGCTCACGGCTATGTCGGCTATAGCTAACGATGGAGTGCTTTTGAAACCTCATATTATTAAAGAAATCCGAAATGCGGACGGCACGCTGGCGGAGATAACCGGCCCGCAATCGGTGCGCCAGGTTATCAGGTCGGAAACGGCCCGTATTCTCACTGCCTTGCTGGAAAAGGTGGTAAGCGAGGGCGGTGGGGATAAAGCGGCGGTTAAAGGCTACCATTTTGCCGGCAAGACAGGTACGGCGGAAAAACTTAACCCTGACGGCCGCGGCTATATGTCAGGGCACTACATCGCCTCCTTCGCCGGCTTCGGTCCGGTTGAGGACCCGCAACTGGCCGCCATAATTGTTCTTGACGACCCCTCGGGCATCTATTACGGCGGCACCATTGCCGCGCCGGTATTTAGTGAAATCATGTCGCAACTGTTGCGGTATTTAAACATCCGTCCCCTTGACGGTAAAGATCTGTTGCCGTTACCCAAGCAGAATAAATCACAGCCGGCAGTTGCTTTGACCCCGCCTGTAACGCGGGAAGTGCCGCCGGGAAAAGTATTGGTGCCTGACCTAACGGGTAAACCTATACGGGAAGTGGGCGAAACGCTGAATAAATTGGGACTTACTTTTACTCCTGCCGGCTCGGGGATAGCGGTACGGCAAAACATAAGCGCCAATACGGCGGTGGATCCTGGTACGGAGGTTGTGGTCTATTTTGAGCAAAGGTAG
- a CDS encoding aspartyl-phosphate phosphatase Spo0E family protein has product MFTLTEQEKEIESVRHRLHELVKSKNGNFTDKDVAELSMVLDKLIVAYERSRQRRHDKIEVGPLNY; this is encoded by the coding sequence ATGTTTACTCTGACTGAACAGGAAAAGGAAATAGAGTCGGTGCGCCATCGCCTTCATGAATTGGTAAAATCAAAGAACGGCAACTTCACGGACAAGGACGTGGCGGAACTTAGCATGGTCTTAGATAAATTAATTGTGGCTTATGAACGAAGCAGGCAGCGCCGTCACGATAAAATAGAGGTTGGGCCATTGAATTATTGA
- a CDS encoding response regulator, which produces MIKVMIVEDDPMVAELNRRYLEQVEGFTLVASARSVDEALSQLGQHHIDLILLDIFMPGMNGLELLARIRETGRAVDVILVTAACDSHSINEALRSGAVDYLIKPFEFERLHAALSRYRERAVLIKEQPVLTQSELDQCILCKTRSAEENLPKGLDRNTLNKVWENIRQIGNNSFTTEELANFVGISRVSMRKYLGFLKQIGVVSLDVTYGAVGRPVYKYRCVSLDSDFIKRYL; this is translated from the coding sequence ATGATTAAAGTAATGATTGTGGAAGATGATCCGATGGTAGCTGAACTAAACCGGCGTTATCTCGAACAAGTTGAAGGGTTTACTCTGGTCGCTTCAGCCCGGTCTGTTGACGAAGCACTCTCGCAGTTGGGACAACACCATATTGATCTGATTTTGCTGGATATTTTCATGCCTGGTATGAACGGTCTGGAATTATTAGCACGAATAAGGGAAACAGGTCGTGCTGTGGATGTTATCCTGGTAACAGCCGCCTGTGACAGTCATAGCATCAATGAAGCGTTGCGGAGCGGCGCTGTGGATTATTTAATCAAACCCTTTGAATTTGAACGGCTGCATGCCGCGTTGTCAAGATACCGGGAACGGGCGGTATTGATCAAAGAACAGCCAGTCCTAACCCAGTCAGAATTGGACCAGTGCATCTTGTGCAAAACCCGGTCAGCGGAAGAAAATTTGCCCAAAGGCCTCGATCGTAACACACTAAATAAAGTATGGGAAAATATACGGCAAATAGGGAACAACTCCTTTACCACCGAAGAACTGGCCAATTTTGTCGGCATTTCCCGGGTGTCTATGCGAAAATATCTTGGTTTTCTCAAACAGATCGGTGTGGTAAGTCTGGACGTTACCTATGGTGCTGTGGGCAGACCGGTCTATAAATACCGGTGTGTTAGCCTGGATAGTGATTTCATTAAACGTTATTTATAA
- a CDS encoding alpha/beta-type small acid-soluble spore protein, translating to MSRSNKPVNPAAANALDRMKLEIANELGISERVRSTGWATMTSADCGRVGGHMVRKMIEQYESTLNSTAGTAPAAGTAPAAGTAGTATSQFNIGQ from the coding sequence ATGTCTAGAAGCAACAAACCTGTCAATCCCGCTGCTGCAAATGCATTGGACCGTATGAAACTGGAAATTGCCAATGAATTGGGTATCAGTGAACGCGTCCGCTCCACCGGCTGGGCTACTATGACTTCCGCCGACTGCGGTCGGGTTGGCGGCCATATGGTCCGCAAGATGATTGAGCAGTATGAATCAACTCTGAACAGCACCGCTGGAACTGCCCCGGCTGCGGGCACTGCCCCGGCTGCCGGTACTGCAGGCACCGCAACTTCTCAATTTAACATCGGCCAATAA
- the polX gene encoding DNA polymerase/3'-5' exonuclease PolX has translation MTDKYELAQIFKNIAVLLELKGENVFKARAYDTAARIVEQMETELTAATVDKALKGVKGIGPAISQKIHEYIDTGRIRYYEEIKAAVPPALFELVRIPGLGPKKAVILYDKLGINSIGELEYACRENRLVALSGFGLKTQAKILQGIKYMKKYQGKYILSDAWPVAELIAAYIRLQPGVEEAAIAGAVRRRVEIVDGIDIVVAVSASASLITALQEMPGVEKMETGETLDLTMASGIHCRIFPVPPEKYGYTLFYRTGSPEYLAKLPQAARPAGIGLTAAGLVRDNKVLETPDEKSVYTQMNIRYVEPELREKEYDMEADNGSLRPLLIDEQDIRGIFHVHTTYSDGSHSLADMAAAARKRGLSYLGVADHSQTAVYAHGLKIDKVYEQRQEIDALNSVQPDFLILAGMESDILPDGSLDYPDDILAQFDFVIASVHSAFRQSESVMTRRIIRAMENPFVTMLGHATGRILLARPGYEVNMKEILAAAKDTGTLMEINASPYRLDLDWRWHQIAKENGIRFAINPDAHAIDELEHMRYGIAAARKGGLTAADVINTRPISRILHILQQKRKK, from the coding sequence ATGACTGATAAATACGAATTGGCCCAAATATTTAAAAATATAGCCGTATTGCTTGAGTTAAAAGGGGAAAACGTATTTAAAGCCCGTGCTTATGATACCGCCGCCAGGATTGTGGAACAAATGGAGACAGAGTTAACCGCGGCGACAGTCGACAAGGCACTTAAAGGCGTTAAGGGAATTGGTCCGGCAATCAGCCAAAAAATTCATGAATATATTGATACCGGGCGGATAAGATATTATGAGGAAATCAAGGCCGCAGTGCCGCCGGCTCTGTTTGAACTGGTGCGAATTCCCGGGCTGGGACCCAAAAAGGCAGTGATTCTTTATGACAAGTTAGGCATAAACTCAATCGGCGAATTGGAATATGCCTGCCGGGAAAACCGGCTAGTTGCTTTGTCCGGATTCGGCTTGAAGACCCAAGCGAAAATACTGCAGGGAATCAAATATATGAAAAAATATCAGGGAAAATATATTTTAAGCGATGCCTGGCCGGTCGCCGAACTGATAGCGGCGTATATAAGACTCCAGCCGGGAGTGGAGGAGGCGGCAATCGCCGGTGCGGTCAGGCGCCGTGTGGAAATCGTTGACGGTATTGATATTGTTGTTGCCGTTTCAGCGTCCGCGAGCCTAATAACCGCGCTTCAGGAGATGCCGGGCGTAGAGAAGATGGAAACAGGAGAAACCTTGGATTTAACTATGGCCAGCGGCATTCACTGCCGCATTTTCCCGGTTCCTCCCGAAAAATACGGCTATACGTTATTTTACCGTACCGGCAGCCCGGAATACCTGGCTAAGCTCCCGCAGGCAGCCAGGCCGGCCGGGATCGGTCTTACCGCCGCCGGGCTGGTGAGAGACAATAAGGTTCTTGAAACTCCCGACGAAAAGTCCGTTTATACTCAAATGAATATCCGTTACGTGGAACCTGAGCTGCGGGAAAAAGAATACGATATGGAAGCGGATAACGGCAGTCTCCGCCCGCTGCTGATAGATGAGCAGGATATCCGCGGTATTTTTCATGTTCATACGACCTATTCCGACGGCAGCCACAGTCTGGCTGACATGGCGGCGGCTGCCAGAAAAAGAGGCTTAAGCTACCTGGGCGTGGCTGATCATAGCCAGACGGCGGTCTACGCTCATGGCCTTAAAATCGATAAGGTTTATGAACAACGGCAAGAAATTGACGCATTAAACTCAGTCCAGCCTGATTTTTTAATTTTAGCCGGTATGGAAAGCGACATCTTACCGGACGGATCGCTGGATTATCCTGATGACATATTGGCTCAATTTGATTTTGTCATTGCTTCGGTTCACTCAGCTTTCCGGCAAAGCGAAAGCGTTATGACCCGCCGTATCATACGGGCTATGGAAAACCCGTTCGTTACCATGCTGGGTCATGCTACCGGGAGAATTCTGCTGGCCCGTCCGGGTTATGAGGTCAATATGAAAGAAATTCTTGCCGCTGCCAAAGATACGGGTACCCTTATGGAAATTAACGCCAGTCCCTATCGCCTGGACCTGGATTGGCGCTGGCATCAAATCGCGAAAGAAAATGGAATCCGGTTTGCGATCAATCCGGATGCTCACGCAATCGATGAATTGGAGCACATGCGATATGGTATCGCCGCCGCTCGCAAAGGCGGCCTGACGGCGGCGGACGTAATTAACACCAGACCCATATCCCGGATACTACATATTTTACAGCAAAAACGCAAAAAATAA
- the hypB gene encoding hydrogenase nickel incorporation protein HypB, protein MKKQITVKANILDKNDTIAEALNTSLTNQGVFALNLMGSPGSGKTSLLELTIEKLQDELRLAVIEGDLYTAKDADRIAKYGIPVIQINTAGGCHLDANMVNRAIADLELPNLDIIIVENVGNLVCPAEFKVGEHVKAVVLSVTEGDDKPQKYPLVFQNSQVAILNKVDLLPYTSFNMSAAVDDIANINPELRLITASCRTGEGIDDWCDWLKERLKVLRDRRKQELGGQNVYSD, encoded by the coding sequence TTGAAAAAACAAATCACCGTTAAGGCGAATATCCTGGATAAAAATGACACCATCGCCGAAGCGCTAAATACCTCACTGACCAATCAGGGGGTTTTTGCCTTGAATCTGATGGGTTCGCCCGGATCCGGCAAAACCTCGCTCTTAGAGCTGACAATAGAAAAATTGCAGGATGAGCTTCGGCTGGCAGTGATTGAAGGTGATTTATACACTGCCAAAGATGCCGACCGCATTGCTAAATATGGTATACCGGTAATTCAGATCAATACAGCAGGCGGCTGTCATTTGGATGCCAATATGGTAAACCGGGCTATCGCCGATTTGGAGTTGCCCAACTTAGACATTATTATCGTGGAAAACGTAGGAAACCTGGTTTGTCCGGCGGAGTTTAAGGTGGGCGAGCATGTGAAAGCCGTTGTCCTTAGCGTTACCGAAGGGGACGACAAGCCGCAGAAATATCCTTTGGTGTTTCAGAATTCTCAGGTTGCCATCCTCAACAAAGTTGACTTATTGCCCTATACTTCCTTTAACATGTCGGCGGCAGTTGACGACATTGCCAATATCAATCCGGAGCTGAGGCTAATAACGGCTTCCTGCCGTACCGGCGAAGGAATTGACGACTGGTGCGACTGGCTGAAAGAGCGGCTGAAGGTACTTAGAGACCGGAGAAAGCAGGAACTTGGAGGCCAAAATGTTTACTCTGACTGA
- the dcuS gene encoding DcuS/MalK family sensor histidine kinase has translation MRLNKPRFKLRTKITILVCGVVALSLLVTNLLISSQIATATQQSLTEKATDIARMVAHSAIVVEALNGQRDQGEIQALAIELQRLTNVEFIVVIDMNRIRKSHPDVTKIGQSFVGGDEAAVLEGREYISTAEGTLGKSLRAFTPVYTPEGKQVGAVVVGILLNSIQQAVAQSRLIIYLAVCFGLAVGVAGAILLAGNIKKTLFGLEPIAIASLLEERSAMLQSVREGIIAVDKDSRITLVNAEALRLLQQAGITLNPIGKDVEAFVPNTRLRDVLTAGTAELDQEQDMNGITLLTNRVPVCVDGEIVGAIATFRDETEIRQLAEQLTGVRNYAEALRAQTHEFMNKLHVILGMVRLEYYDQLAAYITQTAQQYQADVGYVVERIKNPVLAGFLLGKLSRAREAGVDLVLSESSFLPEPADSETVHHLVTIVGNLVKNAFEAVASADCKRIGIQFDYSSGFLTIEVNDTGPGIAADDKERIFAKGYSTKPDNWGLGLFLVQRTLEKLKGQITVVSEPGKKRTRFIVTIPYQRKGEAND, from the coding sequence ATGAGACTTAATAAACCGCGTTTTAAGCTACGTACAAAAATCACAATACTGGTTTGTGGCGTTGTTGCCTTGTCTTTACTGGTAACCAATTTGCTGATAAGCAGCCAAATCGCCACTGCCACACAACAAAGCCTGACCGAAAAAGCAACAGACATCGCCCGCATGGTTGCCCATTCCGCCATAGTGGTCGAAGCTTTGAACGGTCAGCGCGATCAAGGGGAAATTCAGGCCCTTGCTATTGAATTACAGCGATTAACCAACGTGGAATTTATCGTCGTAATCGACATGAACCGCATTCGGAAATCCCACCCGGACGTTACTAAAATTGGACAATCTTTTGTCGGCGGTGATGAAGCCGCCGTGCTTGAGGGGCGGGAATATATCTCAACTGCCGAAGGTACGTTAGGCAAGTCGTTACGGGCTTTTACTCCCGTTTATACACCGGAAGGAAAGCAGGTCGGAGCGGTAGTTGTCGGGATTTTACTCAACAGTATCCAGCAAGCAGTGGCGCAAAGCCGGTTAATCATATATCTGGCTGTCTGTTTCGGACTGGCAGTAGGAGTTGCCGGAGCAATACTTCTGGCCGGCAATATCAAGAAGACTTTATTTGGCTTAGAACCCATTGCCATTGCCAGTTTGCTGGAGGAACGCAGCGCCATGCTGCAATCGGTGCGCGAGGGAATCATCGCGGTAGACAAAGACTCCAGAATTACCCTGGTTAATGCCGAAGCCCTGAGACTGTTACAGCAGGCCGGCATTACTTTAAACCCCATCGGCAAAGATGTTGAGGCGTTTGTCCCCAATACACGGCTAAGAGATGTGCTGACAGCAGGAACAGCCGAGCTGGACCAGGAACAGGATATGAACGGGATAACCCTGCTGACTAACCGGGTTCCGGTATGCGTGGATGGCGAAATTGTCGGAGCAATCGCTACTTTTCGGGATGAGACTGAGATCAGGCAGTTGGCTGAACAACTGACCGGTGTCCGGAATTATGCCGAGGCGCTGCGGGCCCAGACCCATGAATTCATGAATAAACTGCATGTCATTCTGGGCATGGTCCGCTTGGAATATTATGATCAACTTGCCGCTTATATTACTCAGACTGCTCAGCAATACCAGGCCGATGTCGGTTATGTAGTGGAACGTATAAAAAATCCGGTATTAGCCGGCTTCTTATTAGGAAAGCTTAGCCGGGCCAGAGAAGCCGGAGTAGACTTAGTCTTGTCCGAAAGCAGCTTTTTACCGGAACCTGCTGATTCCGAAACAGTTCACCATCTGGTCACAATAGTGGGAAATCTAGTAAAAAATGCCTTTGAGGCAGTGGCGAGCGCCGACTGTAAGCGAATTGGCATCCAATTTGATTACAGCAGCGGCTTTTTGACCATTGAAGTTAACGATACAGGACCCGGTATTGCGGCAGATGACAAGGAACGAATATTTGCCAAAGGGTATTCCACCAAACCGGATAACTGGGGATTGGGCCTATTTCTGGTGCAGCGTACCCTGGAGAAATTGAAGGGACAAATTACAGTAGTTTCCGAGCCCGGCAAAAAGAGAACCCGGTTCATCGTGACTATACCTTACCAAAGGAAAGGTGAAGCCAATGATTAA
- a CDS encoding ATP-binding protein, protein MLRKIVKIDEGKCNGCGLCVSACHEGALQLVDGKVKLISDSYCDGLGACLPECPAGAITIEERDTDAFDEAAVNSRLAANATATKVPNLACGCPGTHAKLIQQESADCPAPAKTGSAQSQLRQWPCQIKLVPVNAPYLDNAHLLIAADCTAYAYAGIHSEFMRNKITLIGCPKLDDVNYAEKLTAILQAHEIKSITVLRMEVPCCGGLVNAVKQALADSGKIIPWRVVIISTNGNIVED, encoded by the coding sequence ATGCTGAGAAAAATCGTTAAGATTGACGAAGGAAAATGCAATGGCTGCGGGCTTTGCGTCAGTGCGTGTCACGAAGGCGCCCTGCAGCTGGTTGACGGAAAAGTAAAACTAATATCGGATTCCTACTGCGACGGGTTGGGGGCATGCCTGCCCGAATGTCCGGCTGGGGCTATTACCATAGAAGAACGGGATACAGACGCTTTCGATGAAGCGGCGGTAAACAGCCGTCTTGCCGCCAACGCTACGGCGACTAAGGTTCCTAACCTGGCCTGCGGCTGTCCGGGAACCCATGCCAAATTAATTCAACAGGAAAGCGCAGACTGTCCCGCTCCCGCCAAAACAGGATCCGCCCAATCCCAGTTGCGCCAATGGCCATGCCAGATAAAGCTTGTGCCCGTAAACGCTCCCTATCTTGACAATGCCCACCTATTGATAGCGGCGGATTGCACGGCTTATGCCTACGCCGGCATCCACAGCGAGTTTATGCGTAATAAAATTACTCTTATCGGTTGTCCCAAACTGGATGATGTAAATTATGCCGAAAAGTTGACGGCGATACTGCAGGCGCATGAAATCAAGAGTATTACCGTATTGCGCATGGAAGTGCCTTGTTGCGGCGGCCTCGTCAATGCCGTTAAACAGGCTTTGGCGGATTCCGGCAAAATCATTCCCTGGCGCGTTGTTATCATCAGTACCAACGGAAATATAGTGGAAGATTGA